The following coding sequences lie in one Lentilactobacillus sp. SPB1-3 genomic window:
- a CDS encoding helix-turn-helix domain-containing protein, producing the protein MNNLGNKIKQLRKNKHLTQKQLGDLVHLTPQVISNIERGYTSASAEDLANFSRVFNVSIDELSKNDINSYDPSTPSWATDKDINDLHNFLAENGKMTYKGMDLTKEQRERVDQIITQVFWEELEKDKRKNER; encoded by the coding sequence ATGAATAATTTAGGAAACAAAATAAAACAATTAAGAAAAAATAAACACCTTACTCAAAAACAATTAGGTGATTTAGTTCATTTAACGCCTCAAGTGATTTCTAACATCGAACGAGGATACACATCTGCAAGTGCAGAAGATTTAGCCAACTTTAGTAGAGTATTTAACGTAAGTATTGATGAATTAAGTAAAAATGATATTAATTCATATGACCCATCCACACCTAGTTGGGCAACAGATAAAGATATTAATGATCTACATAACTTCTTAGCCGAAAACGGGAAAATGACTTATAAAGGTATGGATTTGACCAAAGAACAGCGTGAACGTGTGGATCAAATCATCACCCAAGTGTTTTGGGAAGAACTGGAAAAGGATAAACGAAAGAATGAACGATAG
- a CDS encoding ImmA/IrrE family metallo-endopeptidase, producing MNDRQLKKLISFLGQRYGTFDPFTIAEKLNIDVQYRPFSKKPLGDTINFFGRPIILLAESLKESNQRYFVCAHELGHAIEHANMQAYYVSNDFAKTHYEVQADKFAVSLLGQLYVEENGHIPDNWMDLVHEYGYPSL from the coding sequence ATGAACGATAGACAACTTAAAAAATTAATTAGTTTTCTCGGTCAACGTTACGGTACTTTCGACCCGTTCACTATTGCTGAGAAGTTGAATATTGATGTTCAATACCGTCCTTTTTCAAAAAAGCCATTAGGCGATACCATTAACTTCTTTGGGCGCCCTATTATTTTATTGGCAGAAAGTTTAAAGGAGTCTAATCAACGCTACTTTGTATGCGCTCATGAATTGGGTCATGCAATCGAGCATGCCAATATGCAGGCCTACTATGTATCAAATGACTTCGCTAAAACACACTATGAAGTACAGGCTGATAAATTTGCAGTTAGTCTACTAGGACAACTATATGTAGAAGAAAATGGTCATATTCCCGATAATTGGATGGATCTAGTTCATGAATATGGATATCCAAGTTTATAA
- a CDS encoding transporter: MKLKLNMWTAIDDIINVILFFFSWFLIIGAAFSDGGGNQADNMANFLLIMALIGLALNIISLIRSHKVNISIVGPILGIIGNVVYLFGAWAAFPAIVLLIIASVFSFMQHPVKNNNESNNPVVH, encoded by the coding sequence TTGAAATTAAAATTGAATATGTGGACCGCTATTGATGACATCATCAATGTAATCCTATTTTTCTTTTCATGGTTTTTAATTATCGGAGCTGCTTTCAGTGATGGCGGTGGTAACCAGGCCGACAATATGGCTAACTTTTTACTTATTATGGCTTTAATTGGTTTAGCACTAAATATTATTTCATTGATTCGTAGCCATAAAGTAAACATTTCTATCGTTGGCCCTATTCTAGGAATTATCGGTAATGTAGTTTATCTGTTTGGAGCTTGGGCAGCATTTCCAGCTATCGTTTTGCTTATCATCGCTAGTGTATTTAGTTTCATGCAACATCCTGTAAAAAATAACAACGAATCAAATAATCCAGTAGTACATTAA